The following nucleotide sequence is from Mytilus trossulus isolate FHL-02 chromosome 9, PNRI_Mtr1.1.1.hap1, whole genome shotgun sequence.
ttttattagccgatttgaaaaaatatacatacaccAGAATTTAACCTTTTCACGGGTTATACatttcttccctcttttttttgggggggggagggggtctaGAATCGAACTATACTTGAATATGTattgaaacattatataaaaaaatatcacgaaCAGATTAAATTCACACATACGTCGacagagagaaaaaagggggagggggattGTTTTaggatataaaaacaatataactagAGTTTGACAATGGAGAAAAATTCAgcaatatatcttttacataaaagaatatatatgaaataaagaataattttatttacattaaaaaaatcaggaatCATATTGTATCCAAAGTCTTGCTGGTCTTTTTTTAATaggcttaaataaaaaaagtgaaaagaaattaaaaaaaataaacgaataaaagaaaaaggaaagtaaAGAAAGTTGGACAGGAGAAAGCTATGGTTTTCATTTTAAGTACAACAAAggcagattctttttgaaatatgttggtggccctgaaaagggccgttgtatttgtatttttcagctgGCTGTTTAACCTCCGAATCCGTAAAGGGTACGGCCTTGACGTTTCAGGGCGTAGACAACATCCATGGCGGTGACAGTCTTCCTCTTTGCGTGCTCAGTGTATGTGACAGCATCACGGAtgacattttccaaaaagacTTTCAAGACACCACGTGTTTCTTCGTAGATAAGACCAGAGATACGTTTGACACCACCTCGTCTTGCTAAACGACGGATTGCTGGTTTGGTGATACCTTGGATATTATCACGCAACACCTTCCTGTGACGTTTGGCGCCTCCTTTACCTAGACCTTTTCCTCCTTTACCTCTTCCTGACATGTTGTTTGCTTTTTGAAGTTCGATAAAACGAATGACAACTATATCCAAATTATGCTATATATCTGATGAACGCGGCCCTAAAAGAAATAccactgaatttttgatagGTTGGACCTGATTGGTTGTTTTCGTCTAAATCCGGGAGGTAACTCTGTAGGAATTCTGTACACTTTCAATCCACTTTTTGACTGAAGCtctgaaaatatatgaaaataaaatatttcaaactgtatacaaataaaaatacaaagattaTAAGAGATGGACCAAATAACTAATGATCTCCATCATCAATTAATACTTCTTATATTTTCCAATGTGAAagagatttatttccttttacttaaaatacaagAACATATCACACTGCATACATAAGCAGGAGTTAACAATGTGcaattgcaatataaaaacaattagtttaaagaaaatctttttatacagtATTTTTCTTGTTCAAAAGATACAGTTTCAGAGATAGTCCACTCTGCAGACTTAAGAGAGTAAAAGAGTAAAAACTAAACTACAGCATACCAGTCAGTTATTTAAGCATGGACAGAtagatttgtaaataaaaacaggtgtgcatgataatttttctcaaaatcaccTTTACCAGTTTCAATAAAGATGTCCCGGGAAATTCACATTTCAAACatgttattattacatgtatacaatcaATGCTCATCTTTTAACAACTAATTAGGAATCTTTCTAAATTTAGCAgctactttatacatgtagtcataggtttttgaaatgtacacaGTGCAGCCTCACTTTTTAAATACCACAATTGGTACAtcattgaatgaatgaattattgCGCCTTGTCTATTTTTCTCCACCAATGGGAAAAAAAGATTCATCCGCACACATGTTCACATCATTTATAAGGCACATAGagcacccaaaatagatgcattttaagcacaaaataaaggtattcAAGAAAAACTTCTTTCTGTAACACACAATTGATGGAGACAAAGTTTTCAATGAGAATTTAAGGTGGACTACTTGGACCCGTAccgaaaatatatttcagaaatataaaataattgattctTCTCATGTTGTCACAGTAGAATACACAATATGagtaaaaaatacataaaaaaagcaTCTAAAAAATAAGTGAGAAAATAAGACCGAGAAAAATgcaatttagagaaaaatataaccacagaaattagaaagaaatacattttaataattctgTAATTAGAAGATGGATTGTATTGTTCTTGGAGTATGTTTTTtcttaccttttttttatttaaatgtatacatgtatgttaattttttcaggAGGGTATACcagaaaatgtataacattcttgttttttccgAAGGATTTGGAagaattagataaataaaaaatatgtatgtctcTCTATCTCTATTTATCCTTTTATTTCTCTTCTTTGCATGTTATGAAATaagtttctctatatttttcttctatCAATACAGTAACCCGACTTGTCTAATCTTAagtgagtgcaaaaaaaaaagataataagaaAGAAGAATAAAGAGAGATGTGGAGAGAAAGAAGAATAAAGAAAGATGTGGAGAGGGGGTTTCagctatatttgattttgatgtacAACATATTCAGActctttttggaaaatattggtggcccttAAAAGGGCCGTTATTGTATAGAGTAAAGGTCAGTTTAAGCACGTTCTCCACGGATTCTGCGAGCCAACTGGATGTCTTTGGGCATGATGGTGACTCTCTTGGCGTGGATTGCACACAAGTTGGTGTCCTCGAAAAGACCAACGAGGTAAGCTTCACTGGCTTCCTGGAGGGCCATAACGGCAGAGCTCTGGAAACGTAGATCAGTCTTGAAGTCTTGAGCAATTTCACGAACTAATCTCTGGAAGGGGAGTTTCCTGATgaggagttcagtacttttctGGTATCTTCTGATCTCACGAAGAGCGACTGTTCCTGGCCTGTATCTATGTGGCTTCTTTACTCCACCAGTGGCAGGTGCGCTCTTACGGGCGGCCTTGGTGGCAAGTTGTTTTCTTGGAGCTTTTCCTCCAGTGGATTTACGGGCGGTCTGCTTTGTACGAGCCATTGCGATATGTTCTCTGTGAAAATCTACGATTACACGACAGAATACTTTGAAACTTCAAATGTTAGTGTATTTGTGCTAGCCGCAATGTTTGCAAACACGACACTGATTGGCCTTTCGGGGTAATAAAActcacgttgattggttgaaatcTCTGTGTTATGATTGGACTGATCTGGAAGTTACTTTCACAGCTTTCGATCCCTTTTTGGACTGAAGCTATGATTGTTCACCCCAAGCTAACAATTGGCACAATTTGTTTCTATTCTGATAGTGTCAGCGAAAATTTGacataagaccaaaaaaaataataatcaagagTAATGCAGAacttaataataatctttattcaaataataaataattgtttaatcaaCAGTCTGACacgaaattaataattgacaggaaatgtaaattaaagagcaaaatagaagaagaaaaaagagaaaaaaaacatcatccaTCCATTTTCATCAATAGCCAGTGGTATAGAAATGCAGCCGTTTTCTTAGTTTCTCGTATAGACATGCTTACTATAGTACACAATTGTCACTCGTCTCAGTGTCTTAAAACAAAGAGAACACTTTTTATCCTCTCTATAGTCTTTGTGTTCTCTCTAGCTATACAGTCTCTGTATTCTCTAGTCTCTGTATCATGTAAAGCCATGATATTCTCTATATAGTATACTGCACGCATACTGTGAAacttgcacattgttgaagtattctttattgtttatatacgaattttgcaaatacaaaggatttgagctaaaaaataatctacacaaCTATAAACATACGCATAAGTACTTTGTATAGgaacacaaaatatatattatatatctaagAGAATGTGACAGCAGAAGAGGAAGAAAAGAATTCACATAGATCACAGTTAGACAGACAACGAACGaacgaatatatattatataaaaataaggtcatAGATTGTATTGTGTGTGCTtatatagtataatatataGGACTGCAACTTAATttacaccaaaaaaatatgcaacaTTGACCACTAACAACTATGAGTTTTTCTTCCTCTCGTGCTTGCGCATTTTCATCGAATCTACGTTATATAGTTCGTTTATTTTCTTGGACTTTTATAGGGGAAAAAAAGAAACTCGTactgttcttcattttttttccacatcaaatattgttatatatataattagaaaGTAGACATCTGTATgctgtttataaagaaaaggaaaaataaagagataaagACAAGAGAAATGGAGGGAGTGAGCTATGTTTGAGATTGCTTTCTGCATTCAACTAAATTGTACAACAAagtcagattctttttgaaaaatgttggtggccctgaaaagggccgttgtaaGTGAAGTTTCTGTAGTGTTGACTTTACTTGGCAGCTTTCTGTGTCTTCTTTGGCAGAAGTACAGCCTGGATGTTTGGTAAAACACCACCTTGTGCAATGGTTACACCAGAGAGAAGTTTGTTCAATTCTTCGTCGTTTCTGATGGCCAACTGGAGATGACGGGGGATGATTCTGCTCTTCTTGTTGTCACGGGCAGCATTTCCTGCCAACTCCAAAACCTCAGCTGCTAAGTATTCCAAGACAGCGGCAAGGTAGACTGGTGCTCCGGCACCAACTCTCTCGGCGTAGTTTCCTTTCCTCAAAAGTCTGTGGATACGACCTACTGGGAACTGAAGTCCGGCACGGGATGACCTAGACTTTGCCTTTGCTTTTGCTTTTCCTCCTTTTCCTCGTcctgacattttgatttaatacgTTGTTTGACTTGAACAAGTATAAACAATGATTATCCAgtcaacaaatggaagtttttaacgaccttgactggctatacagcccttgcacggtcggccctggcttgcgcctttttgggcattaaataatttatatttttaccatgtggtaatttaaataatttagaataataagaaagtttaataaaaacaaaaaatttaaaaagcaaaaatttggataaataaatgaataaaaaaaaaaaagttttaagattaggtaaataataaaataataaaaaaataataaaagaatataaaaataaatataataaaataatatagaaataattttgtataaaaataaaaataaaataaaacaaaataaataaataattattaaacacGGAGCCACCGGAAGTAGGAACAGGAGGAAAGCTTGGCCAAGCAAACAGCAGTGTACGGCAGCAACGTTGTCCTGGTACACCAGCAGCCAAGTAAAGAGCGGATAattttgatatgccaaattGTGTATGTGAATTTATATGCCAAATATTATGTATAAACCACAATAAGCCTAAATTTGTGAATGTgagttttgcaaaaatatttagtGGGATGTTTTGTATGTACTAGAAAAatgaaaagtgaaataaaataaaataaaataaataaaaaaccaaagGGTGTATGTAAATTTTGACTGCTTTGTGCTAGCCTACCGTAGTTGCAGGACTTTAGAGTGCTAGTACACTGGAACACTTATCCGCAGGAAGACAGTGCCCCACGCTAATTAAAACTGGATTAGCGCAAACCAGATCTTGCGAAGTACCATTTTTTAAGTCTTAGATTTGACTTGCGGCTTAATgacatgaaaaatttatataatgaccaaaagtagaaacaaaaataatttagggtGCCGCGAATttggaagaaaaaaaccaaaggtTATCGTGCGTTCTTGTTTAGTTAGCATAATTCTAATAGTTTAATTAACTTATCCctacattctttttatttaattctaaatatgttaagttattttaaatgattaatttttattatttttttttaatttttttttttttttaatcatatttaatttggattttatttGTCTTAAAGATTTAGTTTTTTACTGCCGGTTATGGCCTGACTCCATTTCTGAGTCACTGACCGGATAACTCTTGCAGTATGTTTTGCCCCTTTAATGATGCTGTGGTAAGTCGTCTTGAAGATCCATCTGTACTGCCGGTTATGGCCTGACTCCATTTCTGAGTCACTGACCCCGGATAACTCTTGCAGAGTAGTTGGTCTTCTTAACGATCTTTTCTAGTAAGTACGTACTGTATTTGTATTGAAGATTTGATTTTTACTGCCGGTTACGGCCTGACTCCATTTCTGAGTCACTGACCTGGATAACTCTTGCAGTGTGTTTTGCCTATTTAAAGATGTTGTGGTAAGTCGTCTTGAAGAGCCTTCTGTACTGCCGGTTATGGCCTGACTCCATTTCTGAGTCACTGACCCCGGATAACTCTTGCAGCGTAGCTGGTCTTCTTAACGATCTTTTCTTTAGTACGTACTGTATTTGAAGTGAAGATTTAGTTTTTGACTGCCGGTTACGGCCTGACTCCATTTCTGAGTCACTGACCCGGATAACTCTTGCAgtgtattttaattattttatttctatgactgtttttttatatatatatacttatataaatttatgatAATCAATTTCTGTTAAATATTGTACCAAGCACGACCAGacatattgttgtttgtctttaggAGGATCTAGTAAtattttggtattaatattttgtatttgaaccTTGTCCAAGTTTGATTGCAAATTTTGTCTCGCTTGTGAATGATTAATACAGTTTACTAGTACGTGTTCTATATCCTCTTTAATGCCGCATGTATTGCATATTGGTGAGACATTGCGTATGTACTGGCCTAGTTGCCCAGGTAATAAAGTAGTGCCCAACCTAAGTCTAGTTATTGTTTTTGCATGAAATCGATTACCTTGATAAAAGTTGGGTTTTTTATTTACTGCAGTATTTATAGAACGACTCCATATGGAGCATGTGTTATCCCATCTAGCTTGCCACTTTTTCTTATATAATGCTGTTGTTATTGCAATGAATTCGTTTGCACTAAGACTCAAGTTAAGGTCAATCTTATCATTACTTAGTGCTAATTTAGCTAGTTTGTCAACCTGTTCATTACCTAGGATACCAACATGCGCTGGTATCCATTCTATGGTtacttctatatttttttgttttagacgACAAGCCAGTATTTGAATTGGTTCTAGGATATCGGGTCTACTTgatgcattattatttatagattGGATTGCACTATATGAATCAGTTAGAATAACAACTTTTTGCCCTGGCTGTTGATTGGAGAATACCCACTTTAATGATTGATATATGGCCGTCATTTCTGTGGTGTACACGGAAAGATTGTCTGACGTTCGTTTATAGCTTGCAATCAACTTTGATGGGATTAGAAAAGCATATCCAGTTTTACCCGAAGCTGGGTCTTTTGAGCCATCggtgtaaatttttaaatgatttttatatgcattgtcGATGTACTCTAACGCTTTAGTCTTAATGATATGcggattttcttttttactgAGGCTGTTTTTTATGTTACTGGATGTTTTTGCTTGACCTATTATCCATGGAGGTggatcttgaatatttttagtAACCAACTTTATTTTGTCTAGTTCGTTATCTTTAAGTAGATTTTGGACTCTGAATCCGTAAGGTATGTTATGGTCATTccatttatgattataaatttgatattcaatACAGTCATCTACTAGTTCATTGGCTGGATTTGATGGATTTTGTTTAGTACGAGCATAATATTTAAGAGAAAGGTGGTCCCTTCTTAATTGTAATGGCATTTCGCCAGACTCGGCTAGTATTGTTTCTAACGGGGTCGATTTATGGGCCCCTAACACTATGCGAAGAGCTTTAGCTTGTATTATATCTAATTTAGATTTTACAGTTATAGATGCTGAATTAAACGCTTGACATCCATAGTCAAGTACCGATCTAAGAAGAGATTTATATAGCATGAGAAGAGAATCAGTACCCATGCCATAATTATTTGCTTGAACATACCTTAGAACGTTTAATATTGCTTTAGATCTTTCTAGTAAATAGTTTACGTGTTTATTCCATGTTAGCTTTCTATCAAATATGAGACCAAGAAACTTGACATGATTCTGGAATTTGATTGGTTCGTTATCTAGCATTAGGTTAACTGAATAAACATGACGATCTCCAAATATTACTCCTATCGTTTTGGTTTTAGATATCTTAAAACCCCATTTTTTAGACCATGCACTTATATTATTAAGGGtttcttgcattttttttgttaagtgTTTAATATTTCCACCTCGGTACCACATTGCACTGTCGTCAGCAAATTGTGACATAACTGCGGGTTTTTTTGCCAGACCTACTAGATCATTAATCATGATGTTAAATAATGTGGGACTGATGACACTACCTTGCGGGATACCATTGTTTAGATCATATTCGTCTGAGGATTCTTGATTTACTTTAACTTGAATTTTTCTATCTTGCAGAAAGTCTTTTATGAAGTTAAATAATCTCCCATTTATACCGTAATCTTTGCACTTTTTTAATAGACCAAAACGCCATACTAAGTCAAATGCCTTTTCAATATCGAGAAATATGGCTAGTAGAAATTGTTTACGAACTTTAGCTTTTTTAATGTCTGTCTCAAGTCGCAGTAAGTGGTCTAATGTGGAGCGACCTTCACGGAACCCACTTTGTgtttcatttattatatttttctccGTTAGAAGATGTTTAAGTCTAACATTAACCATGCTTTCCattagtttacaaaaatttgatGTAAGAGAAATCGGTCTGTAGGATTTAGggtcagatttatttttattaggtTTTAGTATAGGGATTACATTTGCATGTTTCCAGCTGTGGGGAAGTTGACCAGTTACCCACactttatttattaattgtaaCATAATATCGATCATACTTTCAGGCATATGCTTGAACATTTCATATGTTATACGGTCATCACCGGGCGCAGTTGTCTTTTTGGTCTTAAGCACCTTATAAAGTTCGTTTTTGTTGAATGgtatattaaattttgaccTATTATGTTGCTCATCATCATCCCTATTAATCGGATTTTCTATTTCGGTTTTTAATTTATGAGTTCTGAATTTGGGATCTAAGTTATTGTCACTGGATGCTTCTGCAAAAGTTCCGGCGAGCATGTTTGCTTTATCTACATTAGATACCGCTTgtttggtgtcattaataagtGTAGGTAGGGAGGATGATTTTGCCCCTTTAAGACCTTTAACTGTGTTCCAAACTGTTTTTACGTTAGTTTTATAGTTTAGTTTGTCACAGAAATTTTGCCAGTAGTCAGTTTTTGCCTTATCTGTGACACGTTTAAACTCCTTGACTGCAGTTTTATATAATTCATGATTTTCTTCTGATTTTGATTTATCATATACCCTATGTTTATGAcgcttattttttttggcattcgTACAATTATCGTTCCACCAGGGACAGTTTTTTCTTGTATGTATAGTACCACTAGTTTTGGGGATTGTTTCATCTGCGATTTTAGTCACCACTTCACAAAGATTTTGATTAAAGATTTCAATATCgtcatgttttatattatctatatttatttcGTTACAAAGGGTAGTGAACCTGTGCCAGTCGGCTTTATCGTACACCCACCTTTGTGGAGTGCAGACTTTATTTTTAACCGGTTTTGCATTTAACACGGTGAGTACTGGGAAGTGATCAGAACCTAGTTGCTCATCTAAAACT
It contains:
- the LOC134685481 gene encoding histone H4, with product MSGRGKGGKGLGKGGAKRHRKVLRDNIQGITKPAIRRLARRGGVKRISGLIYEETRGVLKVFLENVIRDAVTYTEHAKRKTVTAMDVVYALKRQGRTLYGFGG
- the LOC134685483 gene encoding histone H3, producing MARTKQTARKSTGGKAPRKQLATKAARKSAPATGGVKKPHRYRPGTVALREIRRYQKSTELLIRKLPFQRLVREIAQDFKTDLRFQSSAVMALQEASEAYLVGLFEDTNLCAIHAKRVTIMPKDIQLARRIRGERA
- the LOC134683759 gene encoding histone H2A, which codes for MSGRGKGGKAKAKAKSRSSRAGLQFPVGRIHRLLRKGNYAERVGAGAPVYLAAVLEYLAAEVLELAGNAARDNKKSRIIPRHLQLAIRNDEELNKLLSGVTIAQGGVLPNIQAVLLPKKTQKAAK